A genome region from Planctomycetota bacterium includes the following:
- a CDS encoding helix-turn-helix transcriptional regulator, whose translation MAKLRITNTIRRLRFENDEMTQQTLADRVGCTRQTIAAIEKAKYSPSLELAILIARALGKPLDEVFLVEGDDASIARKPDLDADADPDARP comes from the coding sequence GTGGCCAAGCTCCGCATCACCAACACGATCCGTCGGCTCCGTTTCGAGAACGACGAGATGACGCAGCAAACGCTCGCGGACCGGGTCGGCTGCACCCGGCAGACCATCGCCGCCATCGAGAAGGCGAAGTACTCGCCCAGCCTCGAACTGGCGATCCTCATAGCGCGGGCGCTCGGCAAGCCGCTGGACGAGGTCTTCCTGGTCGAAGGCGACGACGCCTCGATCGCCCGCAAGCCCGACCTCGACGCCGACGCCGATCCGGATGCACGTCCGTAA
- a CDS encoding ATP-binding cassette domain-containing protein, whose amino-acid sequence MNTGNDRILKVRGLSKHFPVGKGRKKSVFKAVDDVSFDVYAGQTLGIVGESGSGKTTCARCILRALQPTAGTVAFTHNGTTVDLATLPERRLKPLRRQMQMIFQDPFASLNPRMTVGDIVGEPLLIHGLGNKSERREKVAAMLARVGLEPGHANRYPHAFSGGQRQRIGIARALILGPSLVVADEAVSALDVSVRAQVLDLLKELQDELNLTYLFVSHDLSVVRQVCDAVLVMRRARIVEMGPTERVWSDPRHLYTRSLLSAIPLPDPDANLEPIDLDGVSESELEPLPNALAD is encoded by the coding sequence ATGAACACCGGCAACGACCGCATCCTCAAAGTGCGCGGCCTGTCCAAGCACTTCCCCGTCGGCAAGGGCCGCAAGAAGTCGGTCTTCAAAGCCGTCGACGACGTCAGCTTCGACGTCTATGCCGGCCAAACGCTCGGCATCGTCGGCGAATCCGGCAGCGGCAAGACCACGTGCGCCCGCTGCATCCTGCGGGCCCTGCAGCCAACCGCGGGCACCGTCGCGTTCACCCACAACGGGACGACGGTCGATCTGGCGACCCTGCCCGAACGCCGGCTCAAGCCCTTGCGCCGGCAGATGCAGATGATCTTCCAGGACCCCTTCGCGTCGCTGAACCCACGCATGACCGTCGGCGACATCGTCGGCGAGCCGCTGCTGATCCACGGGCTGGGCAACAAGTCCGAGCGCCGCGAGAAGGTCGCCGCCATGCTTGCCCGCGTCGGCCTCGAACCCGGCCACGCCAACCGCTACCCGCACGCCTTCTCCGGCGGGCAGCGCCAACGCATCGGTATCGCGCGGGCGCTGATCCTCGGCCCGTCGCTCGTGGTCGCCGACGAAGCCGTCAGCGCGCTCGACGTCAGCGTCCGCGCCCAGGTGCTCGACCTGCTCAAGGAACTGCAGGACGAGCTGAACCTCACCTACCTGTTCGTCAGCCACGACCTCAGCGTGGTCCGCCAGGTCTGCGACGCGGTGCTCGTCATGCGCCGGGCCCGCATCGTCGAGATGGGCCCGACCGAGCGGGTCTGGTCCGATCCGCGGCACCTCTACACGCGGAGCCTGCTCTCGGCCATCCCCCTGCCCGACCCCGACGCCAACCTCGAACCGATCGATCTCGACGGCGTCTCAGAATCGGAGCTCGAACCGCTCCCCAACGCCTTGGCGGATTGA
- a CDS encoding ABC transporter ATP-binding protein, whose product MNPPTPEHDAVLDVRDLSVVFEGIDGTTHAVRDVSFALPRGQTLALVGESGSGKSTVGNAILRLIQPPGRIASGSVLLREQPGDTPLDLAALSEKDERLFAVRGGRISMIFQEPMTALSPVHTIGNQLREAIELHVTRDRKAGEELAVEMMAKVGIPEPRTRLRQYPFEFSGGMRQRVVIAMALVSRPAVVIADEPTTALDVTVQAQILRLINDLKAELNTSVLFVTHDLGVVAQVADAVAVMKQGRIVERAGVRDLFHRPYHPYTRRLLAAVPHAGFEEQSKRLLEPADPPPGMPDGFGYDEPDQPDASPSAFGFGKDRLLLLWPTGAGGAQ is encoded by the coding sequence ATGAATCCGCCGACCCCCGAGCACGACGCGGTCCTCGACGTCCGCGACCTCTCCGTCGTCTTCGAAGGCATCGACGGCACGACCCACGCCGTACGCGACGTGAGCTTCGCGCTCCCCCGGGGCCAAACGCTCGCGCTGGTCGGCGAGTCCGGCAGCGGCAAGAGCACCGTCGGTAACGCGATCCTACGGCTCATCCAGCCCCCCGGAAGGATCGCGTCGGGCTCGGTCCTGCTCCGCGAACAGCCCGGCGACACACCGCTCGACCTGGCGGCGCTGTCCGAAAAAGACGAACGCCTCTTCGCCGTCCGCGGCGGGCGGATCAGCATGATCTTTCAGGAACCGATGACCGCGCTGTCGCCGGTCCACACCATCGGCAACCAGCTCCGCGAAGCGATCGAGCTGCACGTCACCCGGGACCGCAAGGCCGGGGAAGAGCTCGCCGTCGAGATGATGGCCAAGGTCGGCATCCCCGAGCCGCGCACCCGGCTGCGGCAATACCCCTTCGAGTTTTCCGGGGGGATGCGTCAGCGCGTCGTGATCGCGATGGCCTTGGTCAGCCGCCCGGCCGTGGTCATCGCCGACGAACCCACGACCGCGCTCGACGTGACGGTGCAGGCCCAGATCCTCCGGCTCATCAACGATCTCAAGGCCGAGCTCAACACGAGCGTGCTGTTCGTCACACACGACCTGGGCGTGGTCGCCCAAGTCGCCGACGCCGTGGCGGTGATGAAACAGGGACGGATCGTCGAGCGGGCGGGCGTCCGCGACCTGTTCCACCGGCCGTATCACCCGTACACCCGCCGCCTGCTCGCCGCCGTCCCGCACGCGGGCTTCGAGGAGCAGTCCAAGCGGCTGCTCGAACCCGCCGACCCGCCGCCGGGCATGCCCGACGGTTTTGGCTACGACGAACCGGACCAACCGGACGCGTCGCCGAGCGCTTTCGGTTTCGGCAAAGACCGGCTGCTCCTGCTCTGGCCGACGGGCGCGGGGGGGGCTCAATGA